The Candidatus Thermoplasmatota archaeon DNA segment GTCGTTGAACGTCCACTGGACGGTCGGGAGCTGTCCCGCGACCTGTGTTTGCCCCTCAACGTCTCTATCATTCGCGGGATCGCCGTCGCCGTCCGAGTCGTGGTCTGGCCTGAAGTCCCACCACCATTCCCAGGTGTCCAGCCAGCCAGGGTCTGCGAAGCTGCCGTCAAACGAGAGTGTCGTGGGCTCGAATCCAGTACCGCTGACACAGGCCGAGACACTCGGTGCGACGTTCAGAATCATGACACTCACTTGGTCGGAATCCGAGTCGAGGAAATCATCCTCGACCATCAATACGACGGAATAGACGCCGTTGTCCCCGTAGGCGTGCTGGACGGCGTCCATCTCATGGTGTGAGGATCCGATCCCCGGAGCGAAGCTCCCAGATGTCGACGAGGCGTCGCCGAAGTCCCAAGTTGCGGTATGGCTATCGAGCCAGCTCGGGTCATCGAAGTAGCCGTCCAAGTTCACGAAGCTGCCCTCGTTCGCGGGATTGGGGGCGACGACGCTGATCACCACCTCGGGCGGCAGGTTGGAGATGCTCGCTTGAGCGGAGACGGCAGTCTCGCCGCCGTCATCGTCCGTCAATGTAACGATGACACCGTAGGCTCCAGCGTGACCATACGAGTGCGTCTGTGCCAAGTCGAGGCTCACCGGGTTCACTTCAGGACTCGGATATGGGTCCGGTGCCAAACCGTCGTTGTAGTGCGTCTCCGCATCGCTCGTCCCGTCTCCCCACGACCACAGGACGGTGATGTCATCGCTTCCTGGATCGGACACGGATATCTCGAACAGTATCTCGGAGCCTTCGTCGCCCGAGAAGAGCGTACCCATCTGTCCATCCGGCAGTACGTTCAGCACGGCTGTCTGAACGGTGTCACTGTCATGGAGTCCCTGCGCATCGGTCACCGTCAGCGTGGCGTTGTAGATGCCGTTGTCGCCGTACGTGTGGTTGACGATCACGCCTGTCGCGTCGGCATCGTTCGTGTAATCACCATCTCCGTCCGAGTCGACTCCATCATCAAGGTCCCATTCATACTGGAGGTCAGGTCCTCCGGGCCTGCTCGTCCAGTTGAGCGTGTTCACGAAGAGTCTGGATTCTTCCTCAGACGGGAGCGTGAAACCCGTGCCGTCGCACCCCATGACAACGTGTCCGATCTCGCTCACGGAGACCCTGCCCTCGCCGTATTCGTGAACAGTCAGGTAGAAGTTGTTGTTCGCGGGCGGAGAGCCGGCAAAGATCGCCACCGCCATGGCAGTCGTGACCTCACCACCCACGGTGTGCGTGTCCTGCACGGGGATTATCTGTCCGGGCACTGCCACTTCGAAGGGAGCGTGCATCACTTCGTGGTCCATGGGAAAGAGGACCGTGTTCCCGCTGCTCCAAGCGGCACCGACATCGTCAACTCCCGCAGGGACCTCAGCAAGGGGACCGTAGTCGAACTTGTACTCCAGGGCGTCGTGCGTCCAGACGATCCCACCGCCGCCTTCGACGAACATCTTGAGCTCGGCTATCCGCTCCACGCCCTCGTCGGGTTGCTCATAGCAGTCGTTTATTCCGAAGACAATCGCGTCGTAGTCGCTCAAGTCTACCGGCGTACCGGTGTTGAACTCGTGCAGGCTGACTTGCGTGATATCGAAGAGGTCCCCTGGATCGACGCTGTCCACGATCTTCTGGACCTCGTCTTGCATGAAGATCGAAACGTGAAGGACCTCGGACACCTCGTTCTCTTCAGCGTCTGGGTCGAACGAGCCCGAGCCATCGAGAGTGACTGTATCTCCCTCGTCCACGGCCTGGTCCTCTCCGGCGTCCGCGACCGGGGGCTGCGGTCCGATGAACGTGTACGGAAGGAAGGCGCCGAAGGTCT contains these protein-coding regions:
- a CDS encoding PKD domain-containing protein, translated to PAGTPWTKGTDGFGYWWGSDVWSGEILHMTSDQPITVINGDYDEPQTFGAFLPYTFIGPQPPVADAGEDQAVDEGDTVTLDGSGSFDPDAEENEVSEVLHVSIFMQDEVQKIVDSVDPGDLFDITQVSLHEFNTGTPVDLSDYDAIVFGINDCYEQPDEGVERIAELKMFVEGGGGIVWTHDALEYKFDYGPLAEVPAGVDDVGAAWSSGNTVLFPMDHEVMHAPFEVAVPGQIIPVQDTHTVGGEVTTAMAVAIFAGSPPANNNFYLTVHEYGEGRVSVSEIGHVVMGCDGTGFTLPSEEESRLFVNTLNWTSRPGGPDLQYEWDLDDGVDSDGDGDYTNDADATGVIVNHTYGDNGIYNATLTVTDAQGLHDSDTVQTAVLNVLPDGQMGTLFSGDEGSEILFEISVSDPGSDDITVLWSWGDGTSDAETHYNDGLAPDPYPSPEVNPVSLDLAQTHSYGHAGAYGVIVTLTDDDGGETAVSAQASISNLPPEVVISVVAPNPANEGSFVNLDGYFDDPSWLDSHTATWDFGDASSTSGSFAPGIGSSHHEMDAVQHAYGDNGVYSVVLMVEDDFLDSDSDQVSVMILNVAPSVSACVSGTGFEPTTLSFDGSFADPGWLDTWEWWWDFRPDHDSDGDGDPANDRDVEGQTQVAGQLPTVQWTFNDDYDGPVYLYVLDDDGGLGTTAVDVTIENVAPQMTTEPVYFFNASFGLRIAGEKWHDVTIHLFEDDAEIWTATLVRYPGSPNEQMAWFENFSVNLSRAYRAEVYYTPTDDPVNGQIWGATPAWLIAEFGDGSESRIHHTFNVRHEDTWFWDVRNVSDLFLGHNVTFLADGTDPGSDDLVFEWDWGDGSVSTVPYYNDGAAPDTYPSFWFGTYPFTAHCVATHAFGGHGTYIITVSLRDDDGGAVTTTFLITI